In Cyanobacteriota bacterium, the sequence GCATCACGGTTGCGATCGTGATCAGGCGCTGCCGTTCCCTTGGAGTTAGTCTAGAAAACCCAACGTTGGCCACTGGTTTCCAGCAATACTGCACAAACTGTTGGAGCATAGCCGTGGCTAGTTCCGACATGGTTAACTCAATCTCCTAAACTACGCACAGCCAACACTAACATTGCTCAAGGTTATTCATCTAGGTTTCAAGAGTCTGGAGCCAGAGCCTGCTGCCCTAGATAGGTTGCATATACAGCCAAAACTGGCTGGTTAAGACAGATTGATCGCCATTGAGGCTCATAGTGCTAAATCCTTACTACCAACATCCTAACTGGACTATTAAGGCCCACGATGAGGTTTTGTTCCCTATAACCGATAGTGGTAGAACACTTGGCCAGCAGCCCGATGGAGGAGGGAGTGACGATAAACCAGCGCTTCTAGGTCATCGGCATAGCCACCGCCAATCACGCAAGCAACTGGATAACCCTGGGAAACACAGGTGCTAAGTACCTGCATCTCGCGACGAAATAGGCCGCTATCGGTCAGGGCCAGTTTCCCCAGGCGATCGCCCCGGTGCGGATCTACTCCTGCATCATATAACACCAAGTCTGGTCGCACCTGAGTCAGAACATCGGGCAAATAAGTTGCTAGGGTTTGCAAATAGTCATCATCTTCCATGCCAACGGGCAACGGCACATCTAAATCACTCTGTTGTTTATGGCTGGGAAAGTTGGCCTCACAGTGCATAGAAAAGGTAAACACCGTGGGGTCATCCTGAAAAATGACAGCAGTGCCATCCCCTTGGTGGACATCTAAATCTACGATCAAGACACGCTGCACTAGCCCTTCCTGTTGCAACACACGAGCAGCAATCGCTAAATCATTAAAGATGCAAAACCCAGATCCATAACTAGGGAAAGCGTGGTGAGTGCCTCCAGCGGTGTTGCAGGCTAACCCATGTTGCAAGGCCAAGCGGGCTGTTAATACCGAGCCACCGACGGCGATGCAGGTGCGATTTGCTAGGGCAGTGCTCCAGGGCAACCCAATGCGTCGCAGGGCAGATGGAGCCAACGTGCCTTCACAATACGATCGGGCATAGTCAGCCGTATGCACCAACTCTAACCATGCAGGCGGGGGCAATTCTGGTATGTGAAACTGATCCAGAGTGGCTACCCCACTCGTCAACAGCATTTCCCGCAGTAAACGAAATTTCTCCATAGGAAACCGATGGCCTGGTGGTAGTGGCGCAACATAGTCAGGATGATAGACTAGGGGCAAATCCATA encodes:
- a CDS encoding histone deacetylase, whose protein sequence is MDLPLVYHPDYVAPLPPGHRFPMEKFRLLREMLLTSGVATLDQFHIPELPPPAWLELVHTADYARSYCEGTLAPSALRRIGLPWSTALANRTCIAVGGSVLTARLALQHGLACNTAGGTHHAFPSYGSGFCIFNDLAIAARVLQQEGLVQRVLIVDLDVHQGDGTAVIFQDDPTVFTFSMHCEANFPSHKQQSDLDVPLPVGMEDDDYLQTLATYLPDVLTQVRPDLVLYDAGVDPHRGDRLGKLALTDSGLFRREMQVLSTCVSQGYPVACVIGGGYADDLEALVYRHSLLHRAAGQVFYHYRL